One genomic region from Sphingomicrobium aestuariivivum encodes:
- the gspD gene encoding type II secretion system secretin GspD translates to MKRLSLVTAALIMAATPSVASAQYMLNFREADVRAFVDDAARVTGLTFVVDSRVNQTISVVTNRDLSRSEYFEVFLATLRANGLVAIPIQGGYRIQPAQGAATQPTGGLRGAARNQFVTEIFRLNTIDAAGAIETLRPLVSSEGSITANRNANSIIVADYADNVVRIRTLIGRIDADNATTDIVYLQNAGAREVAEALEGLNGGAEGIAAPVQVSAIDSANGLALRGPADSVARYASLARELDAQAAGGSDIRIYWLEHADAEALLPVLQQLLGQPVTVTSSEPGFIRGQEGEGTGAGPAQPPAQPAFSQTVSGNNNGIARFGPAVVTRYTGTNAIIVAANPNVQRQIGEIVRQLDTRREQVLVEAIIVEIGDNAARQLGVQFLLAGENSPFLAANYSNAQPNILAVGGAIANYELGRETSVNADGVVTSTIDSPLGDGVTEAAVASVLGTNGGLAGGVVNLAGNALFGAIVNAVQSDTESNILSTPSILTLDNQEARLLVGQEVPVTTGEALSTNFDNAFRTVERQNVGIQLDVKPQVNSSGSIKLFIRQEVSSVAGPVSQGSADLVINKREFKTVLTVDDGEILAIGGLLDENERNTIEKIPLLGDIPLVGELFKSRSRAKSKTNLMVFIRPTIIRDAADARNMTARRYDYMRTAQWYNNPGYEPSLDALVRDYLGAAAPVPAPLAPGDRYYYPPAVVEVPPAGETMPEGAQ, encoded by the coding sequence ATGAAGCGTCTCTCCCTCGTCACTGCCGCCCTGATCATGGCTGCCACACCCTCGGTCGCCAGCGCGCAGTACATGCTGAACTTCCGCGAGGCCGACGTGCGCGCCTTCGTCGACGATGCCGCGCGGGTGACGGGACTGACCTTCGTCGTCGACAGCCGCGTCAACCAGACCATCAGCGTGGTCACCAACCGCGACCTCAGCCGCTCGGAATATTTCGAGGTCTTCCTCGCCACGCTGCGCGCGAACGGCCTCGTCGCCATCCCGATCCAGGGCGGCTATCGCATCCAGCCCGCGCAGGGAGCCGCGACCCAGCCGACGGGTGGACTGCGCGGCGCGGCGCGCAACCAGTTCGTGACCGAGATTTTCCGCCTCAACACGATCGATGCGGCGGGGGCGATCGAGACGCTGCGCCCGCTGGTCAGCTCCGAGGGCTCGATCACCGCCAACCGCAACGCCAATTCCATCATCGTCGCCGACTATGCCGACAATGTCGTGCGCATCCGGACGCTGATCGGGCGCATCGACGCCGACAATGCGACAACCGACATCGTCTATCTCCAGAATGCCGGCGCGCGCGAAGTCGCCGAGGCGCTCGAGGGCCTCAACGGCGGCGCGGAGGGCATCGCCGCCCCCGTGCAGGTCAGCGCCATCGACAGCGCCAACGGCCTGGCGCTTCGCGGTCCCGCCGACAGCGTGGCGCGCTATGCCAGCCTTGCCCGCGAGCTCGACGCACAGGCCGCGGGCGGGTCCGACATTCGCATCTACTGGCTCGAACATGCCGATGCCGAGGCGCTGCTTCCCGTGCTCCAGCAGTTGCTCGGCCAACCGGTCACCGTGACCTCGAGCGAACCCGGCTTCATCCGCGGTCAGGAAGGCGAAGGCACCGGCGCCGGTCCCGCCCAGCCGCCCGCACAGCCCGCCTTCTCGCAGACCGTTTCGGGCAACAATAACGGCATCGCCCGCTTCGGCCCCGCCGTCGTCACCCGCTATACCGGCACCAACGCCATCATCGTCGCCGCCAATCCCAATGTGCAGCGCCAGATCGGCGAGATCGTGCGCCAGCTCGATACCCGCCGCGAACAGGTGCTGGTCGAGGCGATCATCGTCGAGATCGGCGACAATGCCGCGCGCCAGCTGGGCGTCCAGTTCCTGCTGGCGGGCGAGAATTCGCCTTTCCTCGCCGCCAACTATTCCAACGCCCAGCCCAACATCCTCGCCGTCGGCGGCGCGATCGCCAATTACGAGCTCGGGCGCGAGACCAGCGTGAATGCCGACGGGGTGGTCACCAGCACCATCGACAGCCCGCTCGGCGACGGCGTGACCGAAGCGGCGGTTGCCTCGGTGCTCGGTACCAACGGCGGCCTCGCCGGCGGCGTCGTCAACCTTGCCGGCAACGCGCTGTTCGGCGCCATCGTCAACGCGGTCCAGTCGGATACGGAGTCGAACATCCTCTCGACCCCCTCGATCCTCACCCTCGACAACCAGGAAGCGCGCTTGCTGGTCGGTCAGGAAGTGCCGGTCACCACGGGCGAGGCGCTGTCGACCAATTTCGACAATGCCTTCCGCACCGTCGAGCGCCAGAATGTCGGCATCCAGCTCGACGTGAAGCCGCAGGTAAACTCGTCTGGGTCGATCAAGCTCTTCATCCGGCAGGAAGTCAGCTCGGTTGCGGGCCCCGTCAGCCAGGGCTCCGCCGACCTCGTCATCAACAAGCGCGAGTTCAAGACGGTGCTGACCGTCGATGACGGCGAGATCCTCGCCATCGGCGGCCTGCTCGACGAGAACGAGCGCAACACCATCGAGAAGATCCCGCTCTTGGGCGACATCCCGCTGGTCGGCGAACTGTTCAAGTCGCGCTCGCGGGCGAAGTCGAAGACCAACCTCATGGTCTTCATCCGCCCGACGATCATCCGCGACGCTGCCGATGCGCGCAACATGACCGCGCGCCGCTACGACTATATGCGCACCGCCCAGTGGTACAATAATCCGGGCTACGAGCCCTCGCTCGACGCGCTGGTCCGCGACTATCTCGGCGCCGCCGCACCGGTGCCTGCGCCGCTCGCCCCCGGCGATCGCTATTACTATCCGCCCGCCGTGGTCGAGGTGCCGCCCGCGGGCGAGACGATGCCGGAGGGCGCGCAGTGA
- a CDS encoding type II secretion system protein N codes for MLNAILRRRGRRGDRLAFAELHLLARALLIAILAALVARLLFVLVTPVGPLGDWRAAAPRLLSEQAQASLLGSYDPFPAPAAAVAAGGEGVTDLDLELFGTTLNRGAGTGSAIIATEDGVQQSFAVGDEVSPGVRLAEVAFDHVVLDRGGVRERLYLDGSVPADTVEVPDTSNAATGTEVAQAARIPDYPFQPRMTGNRITGIRLPPTTDAALLAVIGLRPGDVIVGVNGVPVRSQADIDQLKASLKPAARLSLDVERGASTVPIAVNL; via the coding sequence ATGCTGAACGCGATTCTCAGGCGCCGCGGGCGACGCGGCGACCGGCTTGCCTTCGCCGAGCTTCACCTGCTCGCGCGAGCGCTGCTGATCGCCATCCTCGCCGCGCTTGTCGCGCGACTGCTCTTTGTCCTCGTCACTCCCGTCGGCCCACTCGGCGACTGGCGAGCCGCCGCCCCGCGGCTTCTCTCCGAACAGGCGCAGGCGAGCCTGCTTGGTAGCTACGATCCCTTCCCCGCTCCGGCCGCCGCCGTGGCCGCTGGCGGCGAGGGCGTGACCGACCTCGATCTCGAACTGTTCGGCACCACCCTCAATCGCGGCGCCGGGACAGGCAGCGCGATCATCGCGACCGAGGACGGGGTGCAGCAGAGTTTTGCCGTCGGCGACGAGGTCTCGCCCGGCGTCCGTCTCGCCGAGGTCGCCTTCGACCATGTCGTGCTTGACCGCGGCGGCGTGCGCGAGCGTCTCTACCTCGACGGTTCGGTGCCCGCCGACACGGTCGAGGTGCCCGACACCAGCAATGCCGCCACGGGCACCGAGGTCGCGCAGGCCGCGCGCATTCCCGACTACCCCTTCCAGCCGCGCATGACCGGCAACCGCATCACCGGCATCCGCCTGCCCCCGACGACCGACGCCGCGCTCCTTGCCGTCATCGGCCTGCGCCCGGGCGACGTGATCGTCGGCGTGAACGGCGTACCGGTGCGCAGCCAGGCCGATATCGACCAGCTCAAAGCCAGTCTCAAACCCGCCGCCCGCCTCAGCCTCGATGTCGAGCGCGGCGCCAGTACCGTGCCCATCGCGGTCAACCTTTAG
- a CDS encoding TonB-dependent receptor domain-containing protein yields MTKTATIKALLATTALLGPLPALAQGAPPASPSASMVGDPEDQQEETLEAAQPGAADPQDRIEISGPGASRDDDDPIIIRGTYIPSPVRATPEVVSVLSAEDIARTGDGDIASALERVTGLSVVGGRFVYVRGLGERYSSALLNGAPLPSPEPLRRVVPLDLFPTSVIASTVVQKTYSANYPGEFGGGVINLTTRSAPEEGFFSVGGGVGFDSETSLNLGYTYYGGSTDFLGYDDGKRALPANLKAAFASGNRITPGENFSLEDIQNLTASLDNASTNLIQTTYDVPVNWSGDLGAGQTFEIGAADLGVILVGGISNSWRTRQGKREFGVALGDVNAPDAELFAQQSFDFVSTQNRVVVNGMASTTLSLDDQKVRLVGVYIRDALKEAQVKLGENLEAIAPVDPAVPTLQQGATSYFERELYDGQVVGEFEFGDFNLDLRGSYAKSRRDAPYERAYSYVYSDEFEDYVNDLRSPGNSATLSFSELDDELWFGAVDLAWYLPVDMPVTLSAGYAYSDNSREAIRRDFDFFPQAALPDYIAQQRIDYLLSDYNVYTSDIILRESTGGLGSAAYEANLETQGAYGMLEVEPTNDILLNIGVRYEDGSQSVTPQTLFGETPSAATTLERDYWLPAGTLTWNFADDMQFRLGASKTIARPQFRELAPQPFVDYESGRTFFGSQFLTDSEILNLDARYEWYFDRDQIFSLAGFFKEIDNPIESAATNIGSFSITSFANAPKARLYGAEVELRKYFPFYDMGLESGFLGDRRIAVITNYTYTNSELVVGEDDTTISFVSQPSETLASSIFNDGAPLTGQSEHLVNLQLGLENEERLSQQTFLLTYASDRVTARGPNGTPDYVETPGVNLDFVWREGFGIGSKELELKGEVRNILGTDYEEIQTLGDSELLIQTYERGTSYSLSASLTF; encoded by the coding sequence ATGACCAAGACCGCCACGATCAAAGCCCTCCTCGCGACCACCGCGCTTCTCGGCCCGCTGCCCGCGCTCGCGCAGGGCGCCCCGCCCGCCTCGCCCTCGGCCAGCATGGTCGGCGACCCCGAAGACCAGCAGGAGGAGACGCTCGAGGCTGCCCAGCCCGGTGCCGCCGACCCGCAGGACCGCATCGAGATCTCCGGTCCCGGCGCCAGCCGCGACGATGACGACCCCATCATCATCCGCGGCACCTATATCCCGAGCCCCGTGCGCGCGACCCCCGAGGTCGTCTCGGTGCTCTCGGCCGAAGACATCGCCCGCACCGGCGATGGCGACATCGCCTCCGCGCTCGAGCGCGTGACCGGCCTGTCGGTCGTCGGCGGGCGCTTCGTCTATGTCCGCGGCCTCGGCGAGCGCTATTCCTCGGCCCTCCTCAACGGCGCCCCGCTGCCCAGCCCCGAACCGCTGCGCCGCGTCGTGCCGCTCGACCTTTTCCCGACCTCGGTGATCGCCTCAACCGTCGTCCAGAAGACCTATTCGGCCAACTATCCGGGTGAGTTCGGTGGCGGCGTCATCAACCTCACCACCCGCTCGGCCCCCGAAGAAGGCTTCTTCTCGGTCGGCGGCGGCGTCGGTTTCGATAGCGAGACCAGCCTCAACCTCGGCTACACCTATTATGGCGGTTCGACCGATTTCCTCGGCTATGACGACGGCAAGCGCGCCCTTCCCGCGAATTTGAAGGCCGCCTTTGCCTCGGGCAACCGCATCACGCCGGGCGAGAATTTCAGCCTCGAGGACATCCAGAACCTCACGGCGAGCCTCGACAACGCCTCGACCAACCTCATCCAGACCACCTATGACGTGCCGGTGAACTGGTCGGGCGATCTCGGCGCGGGCCAGACCTTCGAGATCGGCGCGGCCGACCTCGGCGTCATCCTCGTCGGCGGCATCTCGAACAGCTGGCGCACTCGCCAGGGCAAGCGCGAATTCGGTGTCGCGCTCGGCGACGTCAACGCCCCCGATGCCGAGCTGTTCGCGCAGCAGAGCTTCGACTTCGTATCGACCCAGAACCGCGTCGTCGTGAACGGCATGGCCTCGACCACATTGTCGCTCGACGACCAGAAGGTCCGCCTCGTCGGCGTCTACATCCGCGACGCGCTCAAGGAAGCGCAGGTCAAGCTCGGCGAGAACCTCGAGGCGATCGCCCCCGTCGACCCCGCCGTCCCGACCCTCCAGCAGGGCGCGACCAGCTATTTCGAACGCGAACTCTATGACGGCCAGGTCGTCGGCGAATTCGAGTTCGGCGACTTCAACCTCGACCTGCGCGGCAGCTACGCCAAGTCGCGCCGCGACGCGCCCTACGAGCGCGCCTACAGCTACGTCTATTCGGACGAGTTCGAGGACTATGTGAACGACCTGCGCTCGCCCGGGAACAGCGCCACGCTGAGCTTCTCCGAGCTCGACGACGAACTGTGGTTCGGCGCGGTCGACCTTGCCTGGTATTTGCCGGTCGACATGCCGGTCACCCTCTCGGCGGGCTATGCCTATTCCGACAACAGCCGCGAGGCGATCCGCCGCGACTTCGACTTCTTCCCGCAGGCCGCGCTGCCCGACTATATCGCCCAGCAGCGCATCGACTATCTGCTGAGCGACTACAACGTCTACACCAGCGACATCATCCTGCGCGAATCCACCGGTGGCCTCGGTTCGGCGGCCTATGAGGCCAACCTGGAGACGCAGGGCGCCTATGGCATGCTCGAAGTCGAGCCGACCAATGACATCCTCCTCAACATCGGTGTCCGCTACGAGGACGGCAGCCAGTCGGTGACCCCGCAGACCCTGTTTGGCGAAACGCCGTCGGCGGCGACCACCCTCGAGCGCGACTACTGGCTGCCCGCCGGAACGCTCACCTGGAATTTCGCCGACGACATGCAGTTCCGTCTCGGTGCCTCGAAGACGATCGCCCGCCCGCAGTTCCGCGAACTCGCGCCGCAGCCCTTCGTCGACTATGAATCGGGCCGCACCTTCTTCGGCTCGCAATTCCTCACCGACAGCGAGATCCTGAATCTCGACGCGCGCTACGAATGGTATTTCGATCGCGACCAGATCTTCAGCCTCGCCGGCTTCTTCAAGGAAATCGACAATCCGATCGAATCGGCGGCCACCAACATCGGCTCCTTCTCGATCACCAGCTTCGCCAACGCGCCCAAGGCCCGCCTCTATGGCGCCGAGGTCGAACTGCGGAAATATTTCCCCTTCTACGACATGGGGCTGGAGAGCGGTTTTCTCGGCGATCGCCGCATCGCGGTCATCACCAACTACACCTACACCAACTCGGAACTGGTCGTGGGCGAGGATGACACCACGATCAGCTTCGTCAGCCAGCCCTCGGAAACGCTCGCCAGCTCGATCTTCAACGATGGCGCGCCGCTCACCGGCCAGTCGGAGCATCTCGTGAACCTCCAGCTCGGGCTGGAGAATGAGGAGCGCCTGTCACAGCAGACCTTCCTCCTGACCTATGCGTCGGATCGCGTGACCGCACGCGGCCCCAACGGCACGCCCGATTATGTCGAGACCCCGGGCGTCAATCTCGACTTCGTCTGGCGCGAAGGCTTCGGGATCGGCTCGAAGGAGCTCGAACTGAAGGGCGAGGTGCGCAACATCCTCGGCACCGACTATGAAGAGATCCAGACGCTCGGCGACAGCGAGCTTTTGATCCAGACCTACGAGCGCGGGACGAGCTATTCGCTCTCGGCCTCGCTGACCTTCTAA
- a CDS encoding acyl-CoA thioesterase, producing the protein MNRDGLPAILRVVPRPSDINANGHIFGGWVLSQMDIAGGIVAARRARGQVATVAIDRMEFIAPILLHDLISVYADIERVGRTSMSIRIEVVATRDGGTRDVKVTEALFTFVAIDANAQPRPVDQASDTES; encoded by the coding sequence ATGAACCGCGACGGCCTGCCTGCCATCCTGCGCGTTGTCCCGCGCCCTTCCGACATCAACGCCAACGGCCACATCTTCGGTGGTTGGGTGCTGAGCCAGATGGACATCGCCGGCGGCATCGTCGCCGCGCGCCGCGCACGCGGCCAAGTCGCCACCGTGGCGATCGACCGGATGGAGTTCATCGCCCCGATCCTGCTCCACGACCTCATCAGCGTCTATGCCGACATCGAACGGGTCGGCCGCACCTCGATGAGCATCCGCATCGAGGTCGTCGCGACCCGCGATGGCGGCACCCGCGACGTGAAGGTCACCGAGGCGCTGTTCACATTCGTGGCGATCGATGCAAATGCGCAACCCCGCCCCGTCGACCAGGCGAGCGACACGGAAAGCTAG
- a CDS encoding CBS domain-containing protein: MTIAAILERKGSDVVTVTTDTSVGDAARLLGERRIGALVVLDASGAVAGICSERDIVANLGLGGESLLGWTIERIMTSPAMTVRPDATVDSALELMTDRRIRHLPVVESGQLSGIVSIGDLVADRIARMRAEAAAMVEYVQRA; the protein is encoded by the coding sequence ATGACGATCGCTGCCATTCTCGAGCGGAAGGGTTCCGACGTGGTCACCGTCACCACCGACACCAGCGTGGGCGATGCCGCGCGGCTGCTGGGCGAGCGGCGGATCGGCGCCTTGGTAGTACTCGACGCCTCGGGCGCGGTCGCCGGCATCTGCTCGGAGCGCGACATCGTCGCCAACCTCGGGCTCGGCGGGGAATCGCTGCTCGGCTGGACGATCGAGCGAATCATGACCTCGCCCGCCATGACCGTGCGCCCCGATGCGACGGTGGATTCGGCGCTCGAGCTGATGACCGACCGGAGAATCCGTCACCTCCCGGTGGTAGAATCGGGCCAGCTTTCGGGAATCGTGTCGATTGGCGACTTGGTGGCGGACCGGATTGCGCGGATGCGGGCGGAGGCGGCGGCGATGGTGGAATATGTTCAGCGGGCGTAA
- a CDS encoding MAPEG family protein, with translation MLLLTFANPVFAIFATTAGILALLAIGTAWLTVVQMMRHKGGFRAPEDLKRTPLNPAPRPDQQAPVEAVERYRRIMQNHLENLPFFFIIGLLFVLTDPALELASWLLWGYAASRIAHFLAYASAQVHDIRATFWTIGSVILVLMAVMVASTGLAALR, from the coding sequence ATGCTGCTTCTGACGTTCGCGAACCCGGTCTTCGCGATCTTTGCGACCACCGCCGGCATCCTCGCGCTGCTCGCCATCGGTACCGCCTGGCTCACCGTCGTCCAGATGATGCGGCACAAGGGCGGCTTTCGCGCGCCCGAAGATCTCAAGCGCACGCCGCTCAATCCCGCGCCGCGGCCCGACCAGCAGGCGCCGGTCGAGGCGGTCGAGCGCTATCGCCGGATCATGCAGAACCATCTCGAGAACTTGCCCTTCTTCTTCATCATCGGCCTGCTCTTCGTCCTGACCGATCCCGCGCTCGAGCTCGCCAGCTGGCTGCTCTGGGGATATGCGGCGAGCCGGATCGCCCATTTCCTCGCTTATGCCAGCGCGCAAGTTCACGACATTCGCGCGACCTTCTGGACGATCGGCTCGGTCATCCTGGTCCTGATGGCGGTGATGGTCGCCTCGACGGGCCTTGCCGCCCTGCGTTGA
- a CDS encoding diacylglycerol/lipid kinase family protein: MSRPRRFWLVANPASHSTSEKAIGKVRAALEAGGGQIVGETDFGEGGMPSAGQLDAVRTEVLVAYGGDGTVTCAATELANWDGMILALPGGTMNLASKDLHGKRDAPDIIAAVFAAPAVRALPYVEVGSHRAYARVIAGPAASLVDVRERLRSRRLRHAWRALGFAWRIMGSRSIGIEGRQGRFTALIVHAMSDDRLAIDPVEQGGLLHAFRLAWSWLGGLLLEGGALVRDERPSLTITADGPVTIVIDGESRKLDTPLELEPRGGRACFLVEGDSAA, encoded by the coding sequence GTGTCCCGCCCCCGCCGCTTCTGGCTGGTCGCCAATCCGGCTTCGCATTCGACCAGCGAGAAAGCGATCGGCAAGGTGCGCGCCGCGCTGGAAGCGGGGGGCGGGCAGATCGTCGGCGAAACGGATTTTGGGGAGGGCGGCATGCCCTCTGCCGGACAGCTCGATGCCGTGAGGACTGAAGTCCTCGTCGCTTATGGTGGTGACGGCACCGTCACCTGCGCCGCGACGGAGCTCGCAAACTGGGACGGAATGATCCTCGCGCTGCCAGGCGGTACGATGAATCTCGCATCGAAGGATCTCCATGGAAAGCGGGACGCCCCCGACATCATCGCGGCGGTGTTCGCGGCGCCGGCGGTTCGCGCGCTTCCTTATGTCGAGGTTGGATCCCATCGCGCCTATGCCCGCGTCATTGCCGGGCCGGCCGCCAGCCTTGTCGATGTCCGCGAGCGGCTGCGCTCGAGGAGGTTGCGCCATGCGTGGCGGGCACTCGGCTTCGCCTGGCGCATCATGGGCTCGCGATCGATCGGGATCGAGGGGCGTCAGGGCCGGTTCACGGCACTGATCGTCCACGCCATGTCGGACGACCGGCTCGCGATCGACCCTGTCGAGCAGGGCGGGTTGTTGCACGCCTTCCGTCTTGCCTGGTCGTGGCTTGGCGGGCTGCTCCTCGAGGGCGGCGCCCTCGTCCGCGACGAGCGACCATCCCTCACCATCACCGCCGACGGACCGGTCACCATTGTGATCGACGGCGAAAGTCGGAAGCTCGACACGCCCCTCGAGCTCGAACCGCGTGGTGGACGCGCCTGCTTCCTCGTCGAAGGTGACTCGGCGGCGTAG
- a CDS encoding YceI family protein — protein sequence MKTITLALGAIALAAAGTHLNAQPAGAPASSEEVAAVTAGSYATDPAHTLVRWSVSHFGFNPYWGSFGDVTGTLDIDPDDIESAKLDVTIPIDSLAVVSEDLRAHMLRPGSEGAAPDFFGPDAGNARFVSTSVSRTGPMTATIHGKLSMMGETRPVAIAAQFTGAGANPMTKAETIGFTGRARILRSEYGIAFALPVISDEVDLEISVAFERQ from the coding sequence ATGAAGACCATTACGCTCGCGCTCGGCGCCATCGCCCTTGCCGCAGCAGGCACGCACCTCAACGCCCAGCCCGCGGGCGCGCCCGCAAGCAGCGAGGAAGTCGCGGCAGTCACAGCGGGCAGCTATGCCACTGACCCCGCCCATACGCTGGTCCGCTGGTCCGTCAGCCATTTCGGCTTCAACCCCTATTGGGGAAGTTTCGGTGATGTGACCGGGACGCTCGACATCGACCCCGACGATATCGAGTCGGCAAAGCTCGACGTCACGATCCCGATCGACAGCCTGGCGGTGGTCAGCGAGGACCTGCGCGCCCATATGCTGCGGCCGGGGAGCGAGGGCGCCGCGCCCGACTTCTTCGGGCCCGACGCCGGCAATGCCCGTTTCGTATCGACCAGCGTCAGTCGCACCGGCCCGATGACGGCGACCATCCACGGCAAACTCAGCATGATGGGCGAGACCCGTCCCGTTGCGATCGCCGCACAATTCACCGGCGCAGGCGCCAACCCCATGACCAAGGCCGAGACGATCGGCTTCACCGGCCGCGCCCGCATCCTGCGGAGCGAATATGGCATCGCTTTCGCGCTGCCGGTCATCTCGGATGAGGTCGACCTCGAGATCAGCGTCGCCTTCGAGCGCCAGTAG
- a CDS encoding cyclic nucleotide-binding domain-containing protein: MSTPAACRCCKGQTVPPCCLLSDGLRQELVVAGPERLAPGAIIFNSGDANDRLGLILSGKVALVRPDAGTLCELGKGDIVGDLFASRAILAAHAIGEVLLCRLDRRQLIGAIDHTPDLLRFFLAGTRRWLAAARQAP; encoded by the coding sequence ATGAGCACGCCGGCCGCCTGCCGCTGCTGCAAGGGCCAAACGGTGCCGCCTTGCTGCCTGCTTTCGGATGGCCTGCGGCAGGAACTGGTCGTCGCCGGGCCCGAGCGCCTCGCACCGGGCGCGATCATCTTCAATAGCGGCGACGCCAACGACCGGCTCGGGCTCATCCTGTCGGGCAAGGTCGCGCTGGTGCGCCCCGATGCCGGCACGCTGTGCGAGCTTGGCAAGGGAGACATCGTCGGCGACCTGTTCGCCTCGCGCGCCATCCTTGCCGCTCATGCCATCGGCGAGGTGCTGCTTTGCCGGCTCGATCGCAGGCAGCTGATCGGCGCGATCGACCATACGCCCGACCTGCTTCGCTTCTTTCTCGCCGGCACGCGTCGCTGGCTCGCGGCCGCGCGCCAAGCCCCATAG